In a genomic window of uncultured Sphaerochaeta sp.:
- a CDS encoding slipin family protein has protein sequence MNLYQKKIERIKNLKGFTLKKDFAFGSISFLVLAIFLGAGSVLQLAIFPFLGIEAVVAVSTAVFLCALVIAIFPLWVTMTSLLLMLWVGVVGGLSVYLYPITIFATLGLLFSSSFQLVYHWDKVIILRLGKFHKVQGPGLFLLIPLVDRIAEFLDMRIRATDFSAEKTLTKDTVPVHVDALCFWMIWDAKKAILEVEDYTEAVILSAQTALRDSIGKHPLSSLLSKREELGREIQQALDAKTNPWGVSILSVEITDIIIPKELEDSLSKQAQAEREKESRIILGAAEVEIAKKFREASAEYAKDSIALQLRSMNMIYEGIRQNNSMMLMPASILDHMDFGAVLGSAALQKQQETEQADKQKEQV, from the coding sequence ATGAACCTGTACCAAAAGAAAATTGAACGCATCAAGAACCTGAAAGGGTTCACCCTCAAGAAGGACTTCGCCTTCGGGTCGATCTCCTTTTTGGTGTTGGCTATCTTTCTCGGTGCCGGATCGGTACTCCAACTCGCAATCTTCCCCTTCCTTGGGATAGAGGCAGTTGTGGCGGTAAGCACCGCAGTCTTCCTCTGCGCGTTGGTCATTGCCATCTTCCCGCTGTGGGTCACCATGACCAGCCTCCTGCTGATGCTGTGGGTCGGGGTGGTTGGGGGATTGTCCGTGTATCTCTACCCCATCACCATCTTCGCCACCTTGGGGCTTCTCTTCTCTTCCTCTTTCCAGCTTGTTTACCACTGGGACAAGGTGATCATCCTCAGGCTGGGCAAGTTCCACAAAGTGCAGGGACCTGGACTGTTCCTGCTCATCCCCCTGGTAGACCGAATAGCCGAGTTTCTCGATATGCGTATCAGGGCAACCGACTTCAGCGCAGAGAAAACCCTGACCAAGGACACCGTACCGGTGCATGTCGATGCACTCTGCTTCTGGATGATCTGGGATGCCAAGAAAGCCATCCTTGAGGTGGAAGATTACACCGAGGCGGTCATCCTTTCGGCACAGACAGCACTTCGTGACTCCATCGGAAAACACCCGCTCTCGAGCCTGCTCAGCAAGCGTGAGGAGTTGGGCCGTGAGATCCAGCAGGCCTTGGATGCAAAGACCAACCCCTGGGGAGTGTCCATCCTTTCGGTGGAAATCACCGACATCATCATCCCCAAGGAGCTTGAGGACTCGTTGAGCAAGCAGGCACAGGCAGAACGGGAGAAGGAGTCGCGAATCATCCTTGGGGCGGCCGAGGTCGAGATCGCAAAGAAATTCCGTGAGGCTTCAGCCGAGTACGCCAAGGACTCCATCGCTCTCCAACTCAGGTCAATGAACATGATCTACGAGGGTATCAGGCAGAACAACTCCATGATGCTGATGCCCGCATCCATCCTGGACCATATGGACTTTGGTGCTGTACTTGGCAGTGCAGCCTTACAGAAACAACAAGAAACCGAGCAAGCAGACAAGCAAAAGGAACAAGTATGA
- a CDS encoding GntR family transcriptional regulator encodes MKLKEEPKLDFSLDAKSGVPFYKQIILQVEMAIADGRLEKGAQLPTVRSLAVDLSINPNTVARAYAEMEIRNIVVTQQGSGTFISDKKISIDAIERERILSQLSKEFLTKAASYGFSFEEILQTISDLGSEQQKKEDIS; translated from the coding sequence GTGAAACTGAAAGAGGAACCGAAATTGGATTTCAGCCTGGATGCAAAGAGCGGGGTCCCTTTCTACAAGCAGATCATCCTGCAGGTGGAGATGGCCATTGCTGACGGGAGACTGGAGAAAGGGGCTCAGCTGCCTACCGTACGCAGCCTTGCCGTCGATCTGAGCATCAACCCCAACACGGTGGCACGCGCGTATGCAGAGATGGAAATCCGCAACATTGTAGTCACCCAGCAGGGATCCGGAACGTTCATCAGCGACAAGAAAATCAGCATCGATGCCATCGAGCGTGAACGCATTCTCTCCCAATTAAGCAAGGAGTTCCTTACCAAGGCTGCCAGCTATGGATTCAGTTTCGAGGAAATCCTGCAAACCATCAGTGACCTTGGATCTGAACAACAGAAAAAAGAGGATATATCATGA